One Onthophagus taurus isolate NC chromosome 11, IU_Otau_3.0, whole genome shotgun sequence genomic window carries:
- the LOC111414429 gene encoding mitochondrial import inner membrane translocase subunit TIM44 yields the protein MKNNTAGFLINHQKMLPTFQNLVGVLHAGSLKKHHKFGINSKFLHTMHHYQKVVAPFATMHRLHQTVIRCALPIENQIAICRCYSKEARRTSFLARLYDNFKEEMAKNKEMKESLKKFRDEAEKLEQSDALKAARQKFETVEKEASKGGEMFKEKFSTIKTKMQEVIEEAGKSDIAKKAGQITGDISSSVTKNISEKAQELGKTGAFQSISQATKAVQQEMDTQSIQGRVYQSPPKLRKRTETMGPAISKFYEPNQEATGIELHKDSKFYQSWQNFKDNNPYVHKVMDWKLKYDESNNPLIRASRLLTDKVSDIMGGLFQKTELSETLTEICKIDNSFETKKFLKQCEVDIIPNVLEAMTRGDLEILKDWCHEGPYNLFAVPIKEAYKKGYKIESKILDIDNVDLVMGKVMDQGPVLIITFTSQQIMCVKDSAGIVVEGDPEKVMRVTYVWVLCRDPSEPNPKAAWRLLDLSASSNEQLL from the exons atgAAAAACAACACAGCCGGCTTTCTTATCaatcatcaaaaaatgttgcctacatttcaaaatttggtcGGCGTGCTTCACGCAGGTTCTTTAAAGAAACATCATAAATTCGGCATTAATAGTAAATTTCTGCACACAATG caCCATTACCAGAAAGTCGTCGCCCCATTTGCAACAATGCACCGTCTCCATCAGACAGTCATCAGATGCGCCCTGCCTATAGAAAATCAAATTGCAATA TGTCGATGTTACTCAAAAGAAGCCAGAAGGACGTCGTTTTTAGCCAGACTTTATGACAACTTTAAAGAGGAAATGgccaaaaataaagaaatgaaggAATCGCTAAAAAAATTTCGTGATGAAGCTGAAAAATTAGAACAAAGTGATGCTTTAAAAGCAGCTAGACAAAAGTTTGAAACTGTAGAGAAAGAAGCTAGTAAAG GAGGagaaatgtttaaagaaaaattttcaacaataaaaactaaaatgcaAGAAGTAATTGAAGAGGCTGGTAAAAGTGATATAGCAAAAAAAGCTGGACAAATAACAGGTGACATAAGTAGTtcagtaacaaaaaatataagtgaaaaagCTCAAGAATTGGGTAAAACTGGTGCGTTTCAATCGATTTCCCAAGCAACTAAAGCAGTACAACAAGAAATGGATACCCAAAGTATACAAGGTAGAGTGTATCAAAGTCCGCCAAAATTACGAAAACGAACCGAAACGATGGGTCCGgcaattagtaaattttacgAACCTAACCAAGAAGCTACTGGAATCGAATTACACAAAGACTCAAAGTTTTATCAATCGTGGCAAAACTTTAAAGATAACAATCCCTATGTTCATAAAGTTATGGATTGGAAATTAAAATACGATGAAAGTAATAATCCATTAATAAGAGCTTCCCGTTTATTAACTGATAAAGTCTCCGACATTATGGGTGGTTTGTTTCAAAAAACTGAACTTTCAGAAACTCTAACTGAAATATGTAAAATTGATAATTCAtttgaaactaaaaaatttttaaaacaatgcgAAGTTGATATTATACCAAACGTTTTGGAAGCGATGACGAGAGGTGATTTAGAGATTTTAAAAGATTGGTGTCATGAAGGACCTTATAATTTATTCGCCGTACCAATTAAAGAAGCTTATAAAAAAGgttataaaattgaatcaaaaattttagatattgATAATGTTGATTTGGTTATGGGAAAAGTGATGGATCAAGGTCccgttttaataataacgttTACTTCACAACAAATTATGTGTGTTAAAGATAGCGCGGGAATTGTCGTTGAAGGTGATCCAGAAAAAGTGATGCGTGTTACTTACGTTTGGGTTTTATGTCGTGATCCATCTGAACCTAATCCAAAAGCCGCTTGGAGACTTCTGGACTTATCGGCGAGCAGTAacgaacaacttttataa
- the LOC111414432 gene encoding uncharacterized protein isoform X1 — protein sequence MRLLHRIWLYKISWKSRIVERKETGGRLRDQRTQSDQVNGKKHFHTQHFVVEITEMYEPVLSANNVTATATAAVIRKQQESTSSDGQDENEVAASLCAETTDADDDQRMKNNGVAGSSPRRPPRRKKRAQDRRRLEELRKGVCNNREIKKERKEESGVTMRTGTGDRCIDIDHITLGHNNYKNKKQSVATQTCQVVPYRLKFWPKSEVRIKCAGDAKVLDHVQCCCRTLSQLLLSQVGLTIILLSWALLGAFAFYQTEGPREQEQAKELKKLQDELTIDLSTDLISSDKEGWNKIINKYALKHETLLLEAVSAGYGEGGGEGGRIWTYPGCILFAVSLLTTLGFGAPVPRTPLGRGAAILFSAVGIPLHFLLILNIGNLTAGILYNLATKEPKTEIPNISTGVTKTATWLKWLPLIAVLFYYAIGVALFGVLRSRGVVDSLMFPLDFTAAGGVAKTSGVVRIFYALYLEFAVTLAAIIVSLVQVTATRGFIDLGLKLGLLTNN from the exons ATGCGGCTACTACATCGTATATGGCTTTATAAAATCAGTTGGAAATCGCGTATAGTAG AAAGAAAGGAGACTGGAGGTCGTCTCCGGGATCAAAGAACCCAAAGCGACCAGGTTAACGGGAAGAAACACTTCCACACCCAGCACTTTGTCGTTGAG ATCACGGAGATGTACGAACCGGTGTTGTCGGCAAACAACGTCACGGCCACTGCAACCGCAGCCGTTATACGAAAGCAGCAGGAATCCACCAGTAGTGACGGACAGGACGAGAACGAAGTAGCGGCGTCACTTTGCGCCGAAACTACCGATGCCGATGACGATCAACGCATGAAGAACAACGGCGTCGCCGGCAGCAGCCCAAGAAGACCACCTCGCAGAAAGAAACGAGCTCAAGACAGAAGAAGACTCGAAGAACTAAGAAAAGGGGTTTGTAATAAtagagaaattaaaaaggaaagaaaGGAGGAAAGTGGAGTTACGATGAGAACTGGAACTGGAGATCGTTGTATCGATATCGATCATATTACTTTGGGTCATAACAATTATAAGAATAAGAAGCAAAGTGTGGCCACGCAAACGTGCCAAGTGGTTCCTTATCGGTTGAAGTTTTGGCCGAAGAGCGAAGTACGCATAAAATGTGCCGGTGATGCAAAAGTCCTAGACCATGTGCAATGTTGCTGTAGGACTTTGAGTCAATTGTTATTATCGCAAGTTGGTCTAACCATTATTCTACTTAGTTGGGCGTTATTGGGTGCCTTTGCTTTCTATCAAACTGAAG GTCCTCGTGAACAAGAACAAGCCaaagaactaaaaaaattacaagatgAGCTAACCATTGATCTTTCGActgatttaatttcttcggaTAAAGAAGGGTggaacaaaattattaataaatacgcTTTAAAGCATGAAACCCTTCTGTTGGAAGCTGTCAGTGCTGGGTATGGAGAAGGAGGAGGCGAAGGAGGGAGAATATGGACTTATCCCGGATGTATACTATTTGCTGTATCTTTATTAACAACTTTAG GTTTTGGTGCTCCAGTTCCAAGAACACCGTTAGGTCGAGGTGCCGCAATATTATTTTCAGCAGTTGGCATCCCTCTTCATTTCCtactcattttaaacataGGCAATTTAACAGCGGggattttatacaatttaGCAACAAAAGAACCAAAAACTGAAATCCCTAACATATCGACTGGCGTTACAAAAACAGCGACGTGGTTAAAATGGCTTCCTTTAATTGCTGTTTTATTCTATTACGCGATAGGTGTCGCGCTTTTCGGAGTCCTACGATCAAGAGGGGTGGTCGATAGTTTAATGTTTCCTTTAGATTTTACAGCAGCCGGTGGCGTAGCTAAAACTTCCGGTGTGGTACGGATATTTTACGCCCTCTATCTTGAATTTGCGGTAACGTTAGCGGCCATTATCGTCTCGCTAGTTCAGGTAACTGCCACGAGGGGTTTTATTGATTTAGGTTTAAAACTTGGATTGTtaactaataattaa
- the LOC111414419 gene encoding protein tumorous imaginal discs, mitochondrial-like isoform X1 → MIFVFGIRNPSNLLCYIGKLPLLRPSFPSKNMATVRSIARIFNRNQLNLLVKPAKIVVSARCYHRCLQCKRSTTVILNVSNNFFQNNLQVRKFHKSSGYFADKDYYEVLGVSKNASSSEIKKAYYKLAKKYHPDVNKNDPDAAKKFQSVSEAYEILGDDSKRKQYDTWGSTADQMGAGMGARSGGGAGPQGFSQSWQYQSTIDPEELFRKIFGDSGFSKSFDDFTESNFGFGEAQEIVVRISFAQAARGTNKDIHINVVDTCPKCTGSRCEPGTKATKCSFCDGTGFETVTRGPFIMRSTCRYCEGTRMFIKHKCTECHGKGSTVQRKKVTVPVPAGIEDGQTVRMPLGKKELFVTFRVDKSDYFKREGPDVYTEADVSISQAALGGTIRIQGLYEDHTLQIMPGTSSHTRLRLSGKGMKKVDGYGHGDHYVTFKITVPKCLSKKQRALLLAYAELETDTPGQILGVTKKTDGPEKEIPISASEKKAEREADNAKSLLSKIRNAIFG, encoded by the exons ATGATATTTGTGTTCGGCATCCGCAACCCATCAAACCTCTTATGTTATATTGGAAAGTTGCCGCTTTTGCGGCCGTCTTTCCCGTCAAAAAACATGGCCACTGTTCGAAGCATTGCGAGAATTTTCAATCggaatcaattaaatttacttgTAAAGCCAGCTAAAATCGTTGTGTCCGCAAGATGTTATCACCGTTGTCTCCAGTGCAAGAGATCAACAACTGTCATTTTAAACGTATCCaataatttctttcaaaaca atcTTCAGGTTAGAAAATTTCATAAGAGTTCCGGTTATTTTGCCGATAAAGATTATTACGAAGTACTGGGTGTTAGTAAAAATGCGTCTTCCTCGGAAATTAAAAAGGCTTATTATAAATTAGCTAAAAAATACCATCCTGATGTGAATAAAAACGATCCCGATGCTgctaaaaaatttcaatctgTTTCTGAAGCTTACGag ATTTTGGGAGATGATTCAAAACGTAAACAATATGATACCTGGGGTTCAACTGCGGATCAAATGGGAGCAGGAATGGGTGCAAGAAGTGGTGGCGGTGCAGGACCACAAGGCTTTAGTCAGTCTTGGCAATACCAATCAACAATAGATCCAGAAgaactttttagaaaaatttttggaGATTCTGGTTTTTCCAAATCATTCGATGATTTTACTGAATCAAATTTTGGGTTTGGAGAAGCCCAAGAAATTGTGGTTAGAATATCGTTTGCTCAGGCTGCTCGTGGCACAAACAaagatatacatataaatgTAGTGGATACATGTCCAAAATGTACAGGTTCCCGATGCGAACCTGGTACAAAAGCGACAAAATGTTCTTTCTGCGATGGAACTGGTTTTGAAACGGTTACAAGAGGCCCATTTATTATGCGATCAACCTGTCGGTATTGCGAAGGAACGCGCATGTTTATCAAGCACAAATGTACAGAATGTCATGGAAAGGGATCAACCGTTCAAAGGAAAAAAGTTACCGTGCCAGTTCCTGCAGGAATTGAAGATGGACAAACTGTAAGAATGCCTTTAGGTAAAAAAGAGCTGTTTGTTACCTTCAGGGTGGACAAATCAGATTATTTTAAACGTGAGGGGCCTGATGTTTATACAGAAGCAGATGTTTCAATTTCACAAGCAGCTTTAGGTGGAACTATTCGAATACAAGGTTTATATGAAGATCATACCCTTcag aTTATGCCAGGAACTTCATCACATACAAGATTAAGATTAAGTGGAAAAGGTATGAAAAAAGTTGACGGATACGGACATGGTGATCATTatgttacatttaaaattacgGTGCCTAAATGTTTATCGAAAAAACAAAGAGCTTTACTTCTTGCGTATGCTGAATTAGAAACTGATACTCCCGGACAGATACTGGGAGTAACTAAGAAAACTGATG gTCCAGAAAAAGAAATTCCCATTTCGGCTTCTGAAAAAAAGGCAGAACGAGAGGCTGATAATGCTAAAAGTCTTCTTTCAAAAATACGAAACGCCATTTTTggctaa
- the LOC111414434 gene encoding beta-1,4-glucuronyltransferase 1-like → MRCGKFLAKVRSVLALIAFTTLLVPIIILLNRRPSILTRNYQQINFQITTRIPGSFLKNYPVSNQSFCKFNYGLPEKFNYKKEDIKFGAELGEKGAYRVVYNVIDARKSSLLTVPLTYASHASIEFVNYISEIAIKWDGPISLAMFVPDADAEIAINQLVTLCQCLPDMSRVSVHFIFPLKHPPYIPSLSSSSKNTFTPITSCSLKDTSTQITFRSRNQLPYPVNVCRNSAKLAAKTQFILVSDVELIPSDQLATKFFLMVNQLKEKKRVENPSAVYVVPVFEIERYEKIPGSKSELLELIKDEKAVYFHRHICFHCQKFPGLQHWLQNDPGDIIKPLTVTKREYPLHRWEPIYIGRKTDPLYSEALSWEGKQDKMTQMLEMCLIGYKFVILDGAFLVHWPGIKRKSIEMKLRNKWRSPYLLQNSRQYSVIINELFNKHKKTKNTKC, encoded by the exons ATGAGATGCGGCAAATTCCTCGCGAAAGTCAGAAGCGTTCTGGCCTTAATCGCTTTTACCACCCTATTAGtaccaataattattttattaaatcgtcGACCGTCGATTTTAACAAGAAATTATCagcaaattaattttcaaataactaCCAGAATACCgggaagttttttaaaaaattatcctGTTTCAAATCaaagtttttgtaaatttaattatggTTTACCAGAAAAGTTTAATTATAAGAaagaagatattaaatttGGTGCTGAATTAGGTGAAAAAGGTGCGTATAGAGTGGTTTATAATGTGATTGATGCAAGAAAAAGTAGTTTGCTTACCGTTCCCTTGACGTATGCCTCTCACGCCAGCATTGAATTTGTAAACTACATCTCAGAAATTGCAATAAAATGGGACGGCCCCATAAGTTTGGCGATGTTTGTACCAGACGCCGACGCCGAAATCGCCATCAACCAGTTGGTAACATTATGTCAATGTCTTCCAGACATGTCGAGAGTGTCAGTTCATTTTATCTTCCCCTTGAAACATCCTCCATATATTCCATCATTATCATCTTCTTCCAAAAATACTTTTACACCAATAACTTCTTGTTCCCTTAAAGACACCTCAACTCAAATAACTTTTCGCTCAAGAAATCAGCTTCCATATCCAGTTAACGTATGTAGAAATTCCGCAAAACTCGCAGCAAAAACTCAATTCATTTTGGTTAGCGATGTTGAATTGATACCAAGTGACCAGCTTGCAACAAAATTCTTCCTTATGGTCAACCAATTGAAAGAGAAAAAACGCGTCGAGAATCCGTCCGCCGTTTATGTCGTTCCAGTCTTCGAAATTGAACGATACGAAAAGATTCCTGGGAGTAAAAGTGAATTATTGGAATTGATTAAGGATGAAAAAGCCGTTTATTTTCATAGACATATTTGTTTTCATTGCCAAAAATTTCCTGGGTTACAACATTGGTTACAAAATGATCCTGGTGATATTATAAAA CCATTAACAGTTACTAAAAGAGAATATCCTCTTCATAGATGGGAACCTATTTATATAGGTCGTAAAACGGATCCTTTATATAGTGAAGCTTTATCTTGGGAAGGAAAACAAGATAAAATGACACAG ATGTTGGAAATGTGCCTTATCGGATATAAATTTGTGATTTTGGACGGCGCGTTTTTAGTCCATTGGCCAGGTATCAAAAGGAAGTCAATCGAAATGAAATTGCGCAATAAATGGCGCTCCCCTTATCTATTGCAGAATTCAAGACAATACAGCGTCATTATTAATGAATTGTTCAACAAGCacaagaaaacgaaaaacacaaaatgttga
- the LOC111414432 gene encoding potassium channel subfamily K member 4-like isoform X2 → MYEPVLSANNVTATATAAVIRKQQESTSSDGQDENEVAASLCAETTDADDDQRMKNNGVAGSSPRRPPRRKKRAQDRRRLEELRKGVCNNREIKKERKEESGVTMRTGTGDRCIDIDHITLGHNNYKNKKQSVATQTCQVVPYRLKFWPKSEVRIKCAGDAKVLDHVQCCCRTLSQLLLSQVGLTIILLSWALLGAFAFYQTEGPREQEQAKELKKLQDELTIDLSTDLISSDKEGWNKIINKYALKHETLLLEAVSAGYGEGGGEGGRIWTYPGCILFAVSLLTTLGFGAPVPRTPLGRGAAILFSAVGIPLHFLLILNIGNLTAGILYNLATKEPKTEIPNISTGVTKTATWLKWLPLIAVLFYYAIGVALFGVLRSRGVVDSLMFPLDFTAAGGVAKTSGVVRIFYALYLEFAVTLAAIIVSLVQVTATRGFIDLGLKLGLLTNN, encoded by the exons ATGTACGAACCGGTGTTGTCGGCAAACAACGTCACGGCCACTGCAACCGCAGCCGTTATACGAAAGCAGCAGGAATCCACCAGTAGTGACGGACAGGACGAGAACGAAGTAGCGGCGTCACTTTGCGCCGAAACTACCGATGCCGATGACGATCAACGCATGAAGAACAACGGCGTCGCCGGCAGCAGCCCAAGAAGACCACCTCGCAGAAAGAAACGAGCTCAAGACAGAAGAAGACTCGAAGAACTAAGAAAAGGGGTTTGTAATAAtagagaaattaaaaaggaaagaaaGGAGGAAAGTGGAGTTACGATGAGAACTGGAACTGGAGATCGTTGTATCGATATCGATCATATTACTTTGGGTCATAACAATTATAAGAATAAGAAGCAAAGTGTGGCCACGCAAACGTGCCAAGTGGTTCCTTATCGGTTGAAGTTTTGGCCGAAGAGCGAAGTACGCATAAAATGTGCCGGTGATGCAAAAGTCCTAGACCATGTGCAATGTTGCTGTAGGACTTTGAGTCAATTGTTATTATCGCAAGTTGGTCTAACCATTATTCTACTTAGTTGGGCGTTATTGGGTGCCTTTGCTTTCTATCAAACTGAAG GTCCTCGTGAACAAGAACAAGCCaaagaactaaaaaaattacaagatgAGCTAACCATTGATCTTTCGActgatttaatttcttcggaTAAAGAAGGGTggaacaaaattattaataaatacgcTTTAAAGCATGAAACCCTTCTGTTGGAAGCTGTCAGTGCTGGGTATGGAGAAGGAGGAGGCGAAGGAGGGAGAATATGGACTTATCCCGGATGTATACTATTTGCTGTATCTTTATTAACAACTTTAG GTTTTGGTGCTCCAGTTCCAAGAACACCGTTAGGTCGAGGTGCCGCAATATTATTTTCAGCAGTTGGCATCCCTCTTCATTTCCtactcattttaaacataGGCAATTTAACAGCGGggattttatacaatttaGCAACAAAAGAACCAAAAACTGAAATCCCTAACATATCGACTGGCGTTACAAAAACAGCGACGTGGTTAAAATGGCTTCCTTTAATTGCTGTTTTATTCTATTACGCGATAGGTGTCGCGCTTTTCGGAGTCCTACGATCAAGAGGGGTGGTCGATAGTTTAATGTTTCCTTTAGATTTTACAGCAGCCGGTGGCGTAGCTAAAACTTCCGGTGTGGTACGGATATTTTACGCCCTCTATCTTGAATTTGCGGTAACGTTAGCGGCCATTATCGTCTCGCTAGTTCAGGTAACTGCCACGAGGGGTTTTATTGATTTAGGTTTAAAACTTGGATTGTtaactaataattaa
- the LOC111414419 gene encoding protein tumorous imaginal discs, mitochondrial-like isoform X2 has protein sequence MIFVFGIRNPSNLLCYIGKLPLLRPSFPSKNMATVRSIARIFNRNQLNLLVKPAKIVVSARCYHRCLQCKRSTTVILNVSNNFFQNNLQVRKFHKSSGYFADKDYYEVLGVSKNASSSEIKKAYYKLAKKYHPDVNKNDPDAAKKFQSVSEAYEILGDDSKRKQYDTWGSTADQMGAGMGARSGGGAGPQGFSQSWQYQSTIDPEELFRKIFGDSGFSKSFDDFTESNFGFGEAQEIVVRISFAQAARGTNKDIHINVVDTCPKCTGSRCEPGTKATKCSFCDGTGFETVTRGPFIMRSTCRYCEGTRMFIKHKCTECHGKGSTVQRKKVTVPVPAGIEDGQTVRMPLGKKELFVTFRVDKSDYFKREGPDVYTEADVSISQAALGGTIRIQGLYEDHTLQIMPGTSSHTRLRLSGKGMKKVDGYGHGDHYVTFKITVPKCLSKKQRALLLAYAELETDTPGQILGVTKKTDGSNIATVDQDLVDAIKAAMSEEDGQKLEKMS, from the exons ATGATATTTGTGTTCGGCATCCGCAACCCATCAAACCTCTTATGTTATATTGGAAAGTTGCCGCTTTTGCGGCCGTCTTTCCCGTCAAAAAACATGGCCACTGTTCGAAGCATTGCGAGAATTTTCAATCggaatcaattaaatttacttgTAAAGCCAGCTAAAATCGTTGTGTCCGCAAGATGTTATCACCGTTGTCTCCAGTGCAAGAGATCAACAACTGTCATTTTAAACGTATCCaataatttctttcaaaaca atcTTCAGGTTAGAAAATTTCATAAGAGTTCCGGTTATTTTGCCGATAAAGATTATTACGAAGTACTGGGTGTTAGTAAAAATGCGTCTTCCTCGGAAATTAAAAAGGCTTATTATAAATTAGCTAAAAAATACCATCCTGATGTGAATAAAAACGATCCCGATGCTgctaaaaaatttcaatctgTTTCTGAAGCTTACGag ATTTTGGGAGATGATTCAAAACGTAAACAATATGATACCTGGGGTTCAACTGCGGATCAAATGGGAGCAGGAATGGGTGCAAGAAGTGGTGGCGGTGCAGGACCACAAGGCTTTAGTCAGTCTTGGCAATACCAATCAACAATAGATCCAGAAgaactttttagaaaaatttttggaGATTCTGGTTTTTCCAAATCATTCGATGATTTTACTGAATCAAATTTTGGGTTTGGAGAAGCCCAAGAAATTGTGGTTAGAATATCGTTTGCTCAGGCTGCTCGTGGCACAAACAaagatatacatataaatgTAGTGGATACATGTCCAAAATGTACAGGTTCCCGATGCGAACCTGGTACAAAAGCGACAAAATGTTCTTTCTGCGATGGAACTGGTTTTGAAACGGTTACAAGAGGCCCATTTATTATGCGATCAACCTGTCGGTATTGCGAAGGAACGCGCATGTTTATCAAGCACAAATGTACAGAATGTCATGGAAAGGGATCAACCGTTCAAAGGAAAAAAGTTACCGTGCCAGTTCCTGCAGGAATTGAAGATGGACAAACTGTAAGAATGCCTTTAGGTAAAAAAGAGCTGTTTGTTACCTTCAGGGTGGACAAATCAGATTATTTTAAACGTGAGGGGCCTGATGTTTATACAGAAGCAGATGTTTCAATTTCACAAGCAGCTTTAGGTGGAACTATTCGAATACAAGGTTTATATGAAGATCATACCCTTcag aTTATGCCAGGAACTTCATCACATACAAGATTAAGATTAAGTGGAAAAGGTATGAAAAAAGTTGACGGATACGGACATGGTGATCATTatgttacatttaaaattacgGTGCCTAAATGTTTATCGAAAAAACAAAGAGCTTTACTTCTTGCGTATGCTGAATTAGAAACTGATACTCCCGGACAGATACTGGGAGTAACTAAGAAAACTGATG gGTCTAATATCGCAACAGTAGATCAAGATTTAGTAGATGCAATAAAAGCTGCTATGAGCGAAGAAGACGGCCAAAAACTGGAAAAGATGTCCTAA
- the LOC111414419 gene encoding protein tumorous imaginal discs, mitochondrial-like isoform X3, whose amino-acid sequence MIFVFGIRNPSNLLCYIGKLPLLRPSFPSKNMATVRSIARIFNRNQLNLLVKPAKIVVSARCYHRCLQCKRSTTVILNVSNNFFQNNLQVRKFHKSSGYFADKDYYEVLGVSKNASSSEIKKAYYKLAKKYHPDVNKNDPDAAKKFQSVSEAYEILGDDSKRKQYDTWGSTADQMGAGMGARSGGGAGPQGFSQSWQYQSTIDPEELFRKIFGDSGFSKSFDDFTESNFGFGEAQEIVVRISFAQAARGTNKDIHINVVDTCPKCTGSRCEPGTKATKCSFCDGTGFETVTRGPFIMRSTCRYCEGTRMFIKHKCTECHGKGSTVQRKKVTVPVPAGIEDGQTVRMPLGKKELFVTFRVDKSDYFKREGPDVYTEADVSISQAALGGTIRIQGLYEDHTLQIMPGTSSHTRLRLSGKGMKKVDGYGHGDHYVTFKITVPKCLSKKQRALLLAYAELETDTPGQILGVTKKTDGK is encoded by the exons ATGATATTTGTGTTCGGCATCCGCAACCCATCAAACCTCTTATGTTATATTGGAAAGTTGCCGCTTTTGCGGCCGTCTTTCCCGTCAAAAAACATGGCCACTGTTCGAAGCATTGCGAGAATTTTCAATCggaatcaattaaatttacttgTAAAGCCAGCTAAAATCGTTGTGTCCGCAAGATGTTATCACCGTTGTCTCCAGTGCAAGAGATCAACAACTGTCATTTTAAACGTATCCaataatttctttcaaaaca atcTTCAGGTTAGAAAATTTCATAAGAGTTCCGGTTATTTTGCCGATAAAGATTATTACGAAGTACTGGGTGTTAGTAAAAATGCGTCTTCCTCGGAAATTAAAAAGGCTTATTATAAATTAGCTAAAAAATACCATCCTGATGTGAATAAAAACGATCCCGATGCTgctaaaaaatttcaatctgTTTCTGAAGCTTACGag ATTTTGGGAGATGATTCAAAACGTAAACAATATGATACCTGGGGTTCAACTGCGGATCAAATGGGAGCAGGAATGGGTGCAAGAAGTGGTGGCGGTGCAGGACCACAAGGCTTTAGTCAGTCTTGGCAATACCAATCAACAATAGATCCAGAAgaactttttagaaaaatttttggaGATTCTGGTTTTTCCAAATCATTCGATGATTTTACTGAATCAAATTTTGGGTTTGGAGAAGCCCAAGAAATTGTGGTTAGAATATCGTTTGCTCAGGCTGCTCGTGGCACAAACAaagatatacatataaatgTAGTGGATACATGTCCAAAATGTACAGGTTCCCGATGCGAACCTGGTACAAAAGCGACAAAATGTTCTTTCTGCGATGGAACTGGTTTTGAAACGGTTACAAGAGGCCCATTTATTATGCGATCAACCTGTCGGTATTGCGAAGGAACGCGCATGTTTATCAAGCACAAATGTACAGAATGTCATGGAAAGGGATCAACCGTTCAAAGGAAAAAAGTTACCGTGCCAGTTCCTGCAGGAATTGAAGATGGACAAACTGTAAGAATGCCTTTAGGTAAAAAAGAGCTGTTTGTTACCTTCAGGGTGGACAAATCAGATTATTTTAAACGTGAGGGGCCTGATGTTTATACAGAAGCAGATGTTTCAATTTCACAAGCAGCTTTAGGTGGAACTATTCGAATACAAGGTTTATATGAAGATCATACCCTTcag aTTATGCCAGGAACTTCATCACATACAAGATTAAGATTAAGTGGAAAAGGTATGAAAAAAGTTGACGGATACGGACATGGTGATCATTatgttacatttaaaattacgGTGCCTAAATGTTTATCGAAAAAACAAAGAGCTTTACTTCTTGCGTATGCTGAATTAGAAACTGATACTCCCGGACAGATACTGGGAGTAACTAAGAAAACTGATGGTAAGTAA